A window of the Vanessa cardui chromosome 27, ilVanCard2.1, whole genome shotgun sequence genome harbors these coding sequences:
- the LOC124540938 gene encoding zinc finger protein 91-like, with amino-acid sequence MEDSPPLILCLENTNGEEVALKIEPYDTFKIFLDKAKSLLGYDVDLNAITGNQPVNLDESAYTFLLNAEQSLPDTNLDPPNYDNNPKDSDDLVYVLDDGTQIRASQIQFDNEDPLTDLTAENIPFVKYTDSPDENDVNDIELCTIKDINIVESPVANKKFSPKGNFANSLPFKLVCNNISNFEAQFAKYLESSAKMFATNSVANKNRSPRNVDDFKNDDKTMKDSNNFYTREEILNMFKDSPVTPLPCEDNQSYETRRHVRKTDPSRLVYKGWNAKPVIDLDSAVNKHDCFICCKNIESNEKLYLFDKEDQMLHRCEQRKYMTQLKIICEKCLGEHFKPSRMKSPSQSLNNDEYLVIKNNQQYIFQKTTSINFNNAIYNSRKTIEVDSRSKEEFVKVEIGPDGEIITKLVDNVRVDDMTMVKDEKKGSSSDLEIIEPETEIDIENIEDEDVKEFLGKYQRDGNADAEELKCRFCNREFKELPEILDHCEDHKHDVEDGTVYPCLLCDYGYANLKWLRGHIKAAHRDQSQRKNEDDVEKVNNDELNAAISSPVAKRTRSAIKRNDVEHDSGYYFKPFHFLSRMNEILIYADIYPLCRGEALWTEHRTFTTEVKQECIDSSDDSIWIVQTGDDDVTEQLEKLLKAKEDGRNYDELKKHKCFNCSQIFPSSESLTSHKCRKRKQKAMLKDDSIVYVPSEEDFLKRAQGKPRPLEESGDNDLLVARGRKKKNREQPDSQIMTCHNCNESFTSKVRLKFHMQFHETSNLITSDGQYACSECENVKFATETELFDHVHFQHDKQKRWQCPVKGCGKTFFLRATLTKHSRTHTDTRRYVCVTCGKRFLDKQTLDEHGVTHLQIKPFQCHICFKQLTRRSRLRMHLRAHEEELSPALVLTCAMCCRAFRDENDAQDHANKSTECIEEFTKELKEETEATEQLSPTSGIVRHAVRVVEYPRLTKGIEREVKNEQSEILLSALDDAARNIIRVVNIEKAFRCEYCEDVFYMENALNSHRIIHKGIKNPFTCHICKVSFATYSRCTTHKTTHGFYKRSTAEGRNEGTAGPASAGILGYGGFPVVKHFLCEDCGRSYLHWTYLQVHRRMKHANENYIFKCNQCEMTFPNSWSMTYHRKKIHGKSGQDDNGGFTKIIRENYRIPCRDCDAVLPNKTDLYKHRKKEHCDDSQFIDNEDNIQTTICGQCGHNLHNVTALQKHIKEVHGAGGAGGAGGARAHACPVCARAFRSASVRDEHVRVHTGERPYPCDVCGVAFRRLTAMRNHRLIHTGVRVWACTRCPKRFRIKSDLRTHLRLKHPSHLVVIEFEGTNCNPEDITQHLALNNIAEDKVIEITMITFAKDSRNIIPNSSRALSLLSDVPRTQIVGEKLPEPTDMVHSFLQSRRGRGIAKTQKPVQQHQSQEYSLNMNTDNDNLSNLNVQLLLQDSAPVNGNEMVQLQLDDRSFLG; translated from the exons ATGGAAGATTCACCACCATTAATCCTTTGTTTGGAAAACACAAATGGGGAAGAGGTCGCATTAAAGATTGAACCATacgatacttttaaaatatttctggaTAAAGCCAA GTCACTTCTAGGCTATGACGTAGATTTAAACGCGATAACGGGCAACCAACCTGTCAATCTTGACGAAAGCGCCTATACTTTCCTTTTAAATGCTGAACAGAGCCTTCCGGATACTAATTTAGATCCACCGAATTACGATAATAATCCCAAAGATTCTGATGACTTAGTTTACGTCTTGGATGATGGAACACAAATACGAGCCTCTCAAATACAATTTGATAACGAAGATCCTCTCACAGATCTAACAGCGGAGAATATACCATTTGTTAAATATACAGATAGTCCAGACGAAAATGATGTAAATGATATTGAACTTTGTACTATAAAAGACATCAATATAGTCGAAAGTCCAGTGGCAAATAAGAAATTTAGTCCAAAGGGGAATTTTGCCAATAGCCTCCCTTTTAAACTTGTCTGCAATaacatttcgaatttcgaaGCGCAGTTCGCTAAATACCTCGAATCCAGTGCGAAAATGTTCGCGACGAACTCTGTCGCAAATAAAAACAGATCGCCTAGAAATGttgatgattttaaaaatgacgATAAAACAATGAAAGATAGTAATAACTTTTATACACGTGAAGAGATActtaatatgtttaaagattCTCCCGTCACACCTCTTCCTTGTGAAGACAATCAAAGTTACGAAACTCGAAGACACGTACGGAAAACTGATCCTTCGAGACTTGTTTATAAGGGCTGGAATGCCAAACCAGTCATAGACTTAGATTCAGCTGTAAACAAACACGATTGTTTCATATGCTGTAAAAACATAGAAAGCAATGAAAAGCTGTATTTATTTGACAAAGAAGACCAAATGTTACATCGCTGTGAACAGAGGAAGTATATGACGCAGCTTAAAATTATCTGCGAGAAATGCTTAGGAGAACATTTCAAGCCAAGCCGTATGAAAAGCCCGAGTCAATCGTTAAATAACGATGAATATTTGGTCATCAAAAATAATCAACAATACATTTTCCAAAAGACAACATcgattaatttcaataatgcaATTTACAATTCTAGAAAGACAATAGAAGTTGATTCTAGAAGTAAAGAAGAGTTCGTTAAAGTAGAAATCGGACCGGATGGAGAAATTATCACGAAACTGGTTGACAATGTGAGAGTTGATGATATGACGATGGTGAAAGATGAGAAGAAAGGGAGTTCGAGTGACTTGGAAATAATCGAGCCGGAAACGGAAATTGATATAGAGAACATTGAAGATGAAGACGTCAAGGAATTCCTGGGGAAGTACCAACGTGACGGTAATGCTGATGCGGAGGAATTAAAATGCAG attttGCAATCGAGAATTCAAGGAGTTACCAGAAATATTAGACCACTGTGAAGACCATAAACACGACGTTGAAGATGGTACCGTCTATCCATGCCTGCTTTGTGATTACG GATACGCTAATTTGAAATGGCTCAGAGGTCATATAAAAGCTGCTCATAGGGACCAGAGTCAAAGAAAAAACGAAGATGATGTTGAAAAAGTTAATAATG ATGAATTAAATGCAGCAATCAGTTCGCCGGTTGCAAAACGAACCCGCAGCGCCATTAAACGGAATGATGTCGAACACGACTctggttattattttaaaccttTTCATTTCCTATCCCGAATGAATGAGATCTTGATATATGCCGACATATATCCTTTATGTCGTGGTGAAGCATTATGG ACAGAACATCGTACGTTTACAACTGAAGTGAAACAGGAGTGTATAGACAGCAGCGACGACTCGATATGGATCGTGCAAACCGGAGACGATGACGTCACTGAACAGCTAGAGAAATTACTTAAG GCTAAAGAAGATGGTCGGAACTATGATGAGTTGAAGAAACATAAGTGCTTTAATTGCAG tCAAATATTTCCATCATCCGAGTCTCTGACGAGCCATAAATGTAGAAAACGCAAGCAGAAAGCCATGTTGAAGGATGATTCGATTGTGTACGTGCCGTCTGAAGAGGATTTCTTAAAG agAGCTCAAGGAAAACCTCGTCCTCTTGAAGAGTCTGGCGACAACGACCTCTTAGTAGcg CGAGGCCGTAAAAAGAAGAACCGGGAACAACCCGACTCTCAGATTATGACGTGTCACAATTGCAACGAATCGTTTACGTCAAAAGTGAGACTCAAATTTCATAT GCAATTCCACGAAACGTCGAACCTCATAACGTCAGACGGTCAGTACGCGTGTTCGGAGTGCGAGAACGTCAAGTTCGCCACGGAGACGGAGCTGTTCGACCACGTGCACTTTCAGCACGACAAGCAGAAGCGCTGGCAGTGCCCCGTCAAGGGCTGCGGGAAGACGTTCTTTTTAAG GGCAACTCTAACGAAACACAGTCGAACACACACCGACACCAGGCGTTATGTCTGCGTTACTTGCGGCAAAAGATTCCTTGACAAGCAGACGTTAGACGAGCACGGTGTTACACATTTACAG ATAAAACCTTTCCAATGTCACATCTGCTTCAAACAACTGACCCGCCGGTCGCGTCTCCGAATGCACTTGCGAGCTCACGAAGAGGAACTGTCTCCAGCGCTGGTTTTAACCTGTGCGATGTGCTGCAGAGCGTTCAGAGATGAAAATGATGCACAG GATCACGCTAATAAGTCGACGGAGTGCATAGAGGAGTTCACGAAAGAGCTGAAGGAGGAAACTGAAGCCACGGAACAACTGTCGCCGACTAGCGGCATCGTCAGACACGCGGTACGAGTTGTTG AATACCCTCGTCTCACGAAAGGCATTGAACGTGAGGTGAAAAACGAACAAAGTGAGATCTTGCTCTCCGCACTTGACGATGCAGCGAGGAATATAATTCGCGTTGTCAATATTGAAAAGGCGTTTAGATGCGAATACTGTGAAGA TGTATTCTACATGGAAAACGCTCTGAACAGCCATAGGATTATCCATAAAGGGATAAAGAATCCCTTCACGTGTCATATCTGTAAAGTATCCTTCGCTACGTATTCGAG GTGTACGACACACAAAACTACTCACGGTTTCTACAAGCGCAGCACCGCTGAGGGTCGCAATGAGGGCACCGCTGGTCCTGCCAGCGCTGGCATTCTCGGGTATGGTGGGTTTCCAGTTGTGAAGCACTTTTTATGTGAG gACTGCGGTCGATCGTATCTCCACTGGACGTATCTCCAAGTACATCGTCGTATGAAGCACGCGAATGaaaattacattttcaaatGTAATCAATGCGAGATGACATTTCCGAACAG tTGGAGTATGACATATCATAGAAAGAAAATACACGGGAAAAGTGGTCAGGATGACAATGGAGGTTTCACGAAAATAATAAGAGAGAATTAcag GATACCCTGTCGTGATTGTGACGCAGTATTGCCAAACAAAACTGATCTCTATAAGCATAGGAAGAAGGAGCATTGTGACGATTCGCAATTTATTGATAATGAGg atAACATTCAGACAACGATTTGCGGCCAGTGTGGTCACAATTTGCACAACGTTACCGCTTTGCAGAAACATATCAA AGAGGTGcacggcgcggggggcgcggggggtGCGGGGGGCGCGCGTGCGCACGCGTGCCCCGTGTGCGCGCGCGCGTTCCGCTCGGCGTCCGTGCGCGACGAGCACGTGCGCGTGCACACGGGCGAGCGCCCCTACCCGTGCGACGTGTGCGGCGTCGCCTTCCGCAG GTTGACAGCTATGCGGAACCACAGATTAATCCACACAGGGGTCCGTGTGTGGGCTTGCACGAGATGCCCGAAACGTTTCAGGATTAAGTCCGATTTGAGGACGCATCTGAGACTGAAGCATCCATCGCATTTAGTTGTTATAGAG TTTGAAGGTACGAATTGCAATCCTGAAGATATAACCCAACACCTGGCCCTAAACAATATAGCAGAGGATAAGGTCATCGAGATAACAATGATCACCTTTGCCAAG GACTCAAGAAATATCATACCGAACTCTTCGCGCGCTCTATCCCTATTGAGCGACGTGCCAAGAACGCAGATCGTTGGTGAGAAGCTTCCAGAACCGACCG ATATGGTCCATTCGTTTTTACAATCCAGACGAGGCCGTGGCATCGCTAAGACCCAGAAACCGGTCCAACAGCACCAAAGTCAAGAATATTCCTTAAATATGAACACCGATAACGac aATTTATCAAACCTGAACGTACAACTCTTACTTCAAGATAGCGCTCCTGTCAACGGAAACGAAATGGTGCAACTACAGCT